From Rutidosis leptorrhynchoides isolate AG116_Rl617_1_P2 chromosome 3, CSIRO_AGI_Rlap_v1, whole genome shotgun sequence, a single genomic window includes:
- the LOC139897803 gene encoding heavy metal-associated isoprenylated plant protein 47-like: MMQKIVIQMQPKCGKCRTKAMMAAAKALGVNSVEFQGENKNQMVVIGDGVDAAALASSVRKKAKHASLEMVQEL; this comes from the exons ATGATG CAAAAGATTGTGATACAAATGCAACCCAAGTGTGGGAAATGCCGAACAAAAGCGATGATGGCAGCTGCCAAAGCATTAG GTGTGAATTCGGTGGAGTTTCAAGGGGAAAACAAGAACCAAATGGTAGTGATTGGTGACGGCGTAGATGCGGCTGCATTAGCAAGCTCCGTCAGGAAGAAGGCTAAACATGCGTCACTGGAAATGGTTCAAGAGTTGTAG